In Calothrix sp. PCC 7507, one DNA window encodes the following:
- a CDS encoding sucrase ferredoxin — MNTFFCADNSRQIGEDIIGSATNCETYILIECPPPWASEAFDSRWVPNNLKNLVAEVNRAKLPIRFLLIANDQSHKIDQTTLLIYQKQVGLSSGYQKHEFKLANIEQVAEFVKKFLWGTVPDSEIDTNFTRDILICTHGSHDKCCARYGNSFYFYATDTITNLCLDHVRIWRSSHFGGHRFAPTAIDLPEGRYYGVLNQDYFQSILTRTGDIQCFNQVYRGWGILPSAMQILEKELILRHGWDWLNYKVAGRIIEQSLDNNTIMAELTFENPSGSLYAYQAKLVKDETKTLEVKSSCNAQKSSVVVKYAVASLWLASKKVVSYSV, encoded by the coding sequence ATGAATACTTTTTTTTGTGCCGATAACTCCAGGCAAATAGGAGAAGATATTATTGGTAGCGCCACCAATTGCGAAACCTATATTTTAATTGAGTGTCCACCACCTTGGGCATCAGAAGCTTTTGATTCTAGATGGGTACCAAATAATTTAAAGAATTTAGTAGCAGAAGTAAACCGCGCTAAATTACCGATTAGATTTCTCTTAATTGCTAATGACCAATCACATAAAATAGACCAGACTACTCTTTTAATTTATCAAAAACAAGTAGGACTGAGTTCTGGATATCAAAAGCATGAATTTAAGTTAGCAAATATTGAGCAAGTAGCAGAGTTCGTGAAAAAGTTTTTATGGGGGACAGTACCTGATAGTGAAATAGACACAAATTTCACCAGAGATATTTTAATCTGTACCCACGGAAGCCATGATAAGTGCTGTGCCAGATATGGTAATTCCTTTTATTTTTATGCTACAGATACTATTACTAATTTGTGCTTAGATCATGTGCGGATTTGGCGCTCTAGCCATTTTGGGGGACATCGATTTGCACCAACGGCTATAGATTTACCAGAAGGAAGATACTATGGTGTTCTCAATCAAGATTATTTCCAGTCAATTTTAACCCGAACTGGAGACATTCAATGCTTCAATCAGGTCTATAGAGGCTGGGGAATTTTGCCAAGCGCGATGCAGATTTTAGAAAAAGAATTAATTCTGCGCCACGGATGGGATTGGTTAAACTACAAAGTAGCAGGTAGAATTATTGAGCAAAGTTTAGATAACAATACAATAATGGCTGAGTTAACTTTTGAAAACCCTTCTGGTTCGTTATATGCTTACCAAGCAAAATTAGTTAAAGACGAAACTAAAACACTAGAAGTCAAGAGTTCATGTAATGCTCAAAAATCATCAGTAGTTGTTAAATATGCTGTAGCTAGTTTGTGGTTAGCCTCTAAAAAGGTTGTGAGTTATAGTGTGTAA
- the ruvX gene encoding Holliday junction resolvase RuvX encodes MTPQEQPRPLISALGLDFGRKRIGVAGCDRTGLIATGITTIERSSFEQDVEQLRLLVHERQVEILVMGLPYSMDGSLGFQARQVQKFATRLAKALKLPVEYVDERLTSYQAEQLLIAEKRSPSRHKALIDRKAASLILQQWLDIRRAKFHSSVVAVEY; translated from the coding sequence ATGACACCCCAAGAGCAACCAAGACCGTTGATTTCAGCGTTGGGATTAGATTTCGGTCGCAAGCGGATTGGTGTTGCTGGGTGCGATCGCACGGGTTTGATTGCCACAGGAATCACTACAATTGAACGATCATCTTTTGAGCAAGATGTCGAGCAGCTACGCCTGCTAGTGCATGAGCGCCAGGTGGAAATACTAGTTATGGGTTTGCCTTATTCAATGGATGGTTCCTTGGGGTTTCAGGCGCGACAAGTGCAAAAGTTTGCTACTAGACTGGCTAAGGCGCTAAAACTGCCTGTGGAATATGTGGATGAGCGATTAACTTCATACCAAGCAGAGCAACTGCTAATAGCTGAAAAGCGCTCCCCCTCAAGGCATAAAGCTTTAATTGACCGCAAGGCAGCATCTCTAATTTTGCAACAATGGCTAGATATCCGACGGGCTAAATTTCATAGCTCAGTGGTAGCTGTTGAGTATTGA
- the proB gene encoding glutamate 5-kinase — MTKTIVVKIGTSSLTQPATGKLALSTIATLAETLSDLRQQRHRVILVSSGAVGVGCARLGLTERPKAIALKQAVAAVGQGRLMRVYDDLFTTLQQPIAQVLLTRSDLVQRSRYLNIYNTFQELLGLGVIPVVNENDTVAVDELKFGDNDTLSALVASLVEADWLFLLTDVDRLYSADPRSVPDAQPIALVSSIKELAELQIQTGTQGSQWGTGGMATKISAARIATAAGVRTVITEGKYPRNIEKILQGELLGTHFEPQPEPTSARKRWIAYGLVPAGKLYLDVGAIAAISQAGKSLLAAGIKTVEGEFDPQEAVQLCDINGNEIARGLVNYSSVELQKIRGCHSREIPTLLGYAGVETVVHRDNLVLT, encoded by the coding sequence TTGACAAAAACAATTGTCGTCAAAATCGGTACATCTAGCCTGACGCAACCAGCAACTGGAAAACTAGCGCTTTCCACCATTGCGACTTTAGCGGAAACACTCTCTGATTTAAGACAGCAGCGCCATCGCGTGATTTTGGTTTCCTCTGGTGCTGTGGGGGTTGGTTGTGCTAGGTTGGGCTTAACTGAACGTCCCAAAGCGATCGCTCTCAAACAAGCAGTTGCAGCAGTCGGACAAGGTAGACTAATGCGGGTGTATGACGATTTATTTACTACCCTGCAACAACCCATTGCCCAAGTTTTGCTAACTCGCAGCGACTTAGTGCAACGTAGCCGCTATCTCAACATTTACAATACCTTTCAAGAACTGCTGGGACTGGGAGTGATTCCCGTGGTGAATGAAAATGATACGGTAGCAGTTGATGAACTGAAATTTGGCGACAATGACACCCTTTCGGCATTGGTCGCTAGCTTAGTAGAAGCAGATTGGCTATTCTTGCTCACCGATGTAGATAGGCTATACTCCGCTGATCCGCGTTCTGTGCCGGATGCTCAACCGATCGCTTTAGTGAGTAGCATTAAAGAATTAGCAGAATTACAAATCCAAACAGGTACTCAAGGTTCCCAATGGGGTACAGGTGGTATGGCGACTAAAATCTCTGCAGCTAGAATTGCCACTGCTGCTGGTGTGCGTACCGTGATAACCGAGGGAAAATATCCCCGAAATATAGAAAAAATATTACAAGGTGAATTATTAGGGACACACTTTGAACCGCAACCAGAACCAACATCAGCCAGAAAACGCTGGATAGCTTATGGTCTTGTGCCTGCGGGAAAATTATATTTAGATGTGGGTGCGATCGCTGCAATTTCTCAAGCAGGAAAATCATTGTTAGCGGCTGGTATCAAAACAGTAGAAGGAGAATTTGATCCTCAGGAAGCAGTGCAATTGTGTGATATCAACGGTAACGAAATCGCCAGAGGATTAGTCAACTACAGCAGCGTTGAATTGCAAAAAATTCGCGGTTGTCACTCGCGGGAAATTCCCACACTTTTGGGATACGCAGGTGTAGAAACCGTGGTGCATCGGGATAATTTAGTTTTGACTTAA
- a CDS encoding DNA methyltransferase, producing MTKPYQLQLFNSTPESHENIQSRIIKERTGTFTDNMKLPIHRWFRYSAGFSAAWVEGVITELEPKIILDPFAGSGTVCVAADKLGVTSYGIEAHPFVHRLAKGKLAWVVHIHEFLEAANKIKHSAAMLQPKLPEKIPILLSKCYTEETLTDLLRIKQAYLELAPFLSEEVQSLIFLAICAILRSTSYVGTAQWQYILPNKRKAKTGEPFEALEKQVAMMQEDMCQMQSITRSSLSTLVQDDARSLKSLPDNLIDLVITSPPYANNYDYADATRLEMTFWGEVNSWGDLHETVRKFLVRSSSQHVSKERLNLDSLIAESIIEPIRDELLPVCQELANIRGTKGGNKAYHTMIAAYFTDMAFVFRALRRVASSNCKICFVVGDSAPYGVYVPVEQWLGKLAIAAGFDFWSFDQIRQRNVKWKNRKHNVPLQEGRLWIEGECMAQSPSHKFGQDLGKLLEDIVEYDILKPRLQQFAQTKNYYLDWQRSRPARSGKKVTWEDKYGNKHDLDFVIEIDGTDDQIGRPVAFIESAWRRYTKHSKNKAQEIQGAILPIIELHHLSAPFYGAILAGDFTKPALDQLRNNGFTIIYIPYKDVVAAFKEIDFDIEFDEETPDESYTEASKKLAALTTLDKEKLRQALMRVSKQEVDRFMDTLRNCLERYITKVILVPLFGIKYEFERIDDAIAGLNTLNVDNPSGEFERFEVIVDYSNSDTIRASFQTKTLLADFLRKLGS from the coding sequence ATGACTAAGCCTTATCAGCTTCAGCTTTTCAACTCAACACCTGAATCCCACGAAAATATTCAATCAAGGATTATTAAAGAGCGGACAGGAACTTTCACAGACAATATGAAATTGCCTATCCATCGGTGGTTTCGCTATTCTGCTGGATTTTCAGCAGCTTGGGTTGAAGGGGTAATTACAGAGTTAGAACCTAAAATTATTCTTGATCCATTTGCAGGTTCTGGTACTGTTTGTGTTGCTGCTGATAAGCTGGGCGTAACCTCTTATGGTATTGAAGCACATCCTTTCGTTCATAGGCTGGCAAAAGGAAAGCTGGCGTGGGTAGTACATATTCATGAGTTTTTAGAAGCAGCTAATAAAATTAAGCATTCTGCTGCTATGCTTCAGCCAAAGCTTCCAGAAAAAATTCCGATACTATTAAGTAAGTGTTATACAGAAGAGACATTAACAGACCTCTTGAGAATTAAGCAAGCCTATCTTGAACTAGCTCCTTTTTTATCTGAAGAGGTACAATCTCTAATTTTTTTAGCAATTTGTGCCATTCTCAGATCAACTAGTTATGTCGGCACAGCGCAGTGGCAATATATTCTTCCCAACAAGCGCAAAGCTAAAACTGGTGAGCCATTTGAGGCGCTAGAAAAGCAGGTGGCTATGATGCAAGAAGATATGTGTCAAATGCAATCTATCACTAGATCAAGCCTGTCTACACTCGTTCAAGACGATGCAAGAAGCTTAAAAAGTCTTCCTGATAATTTAATAGATTTAGTAATAACTTCTCCTCCTTACGCAAACAACTATGACTATGCAGATGCTACACGCCTGGAAATGACCTTTTGGGGCGAAGTGAATTCTTGGGGAGATTTACATGAAACGGTTCGTAAATTTTTAGTTCGTTCAAGTTCACAACATGTTTCAAAGGAGCGGCTGAACTTAGATTCTTTGATAGCTGAATCGATTATTGAACCGATTCGAGACGAACTACTTCCTGTTTGTCAGGAACTAGCAAATATTCGAGGAACTAAGGGTGGTAATAAGGCATATCACACAATGATTGCTGCTTATTTTACCGATATGGCATTCGTCTTTCGTGCGCTGCGTCGAGTTGCATCGTCTAATTGCAAAATTTGTTTTGTGGTGGGAGATTCGGCTCCCTATGGAGTATATGTTCCAGTTGAGCAGTGGCTCGGTAAACTGGCTATTGCAGCAGGATTTGATTTCTGGTCTTTTGACCAAATTAGACAGCGTAACGTCAAGTGGAAAAACAGAAAGCATAATGTTCCACTACAGGAAGGAAGACTTTGGATCGAAGGTGAATGTATGGCACAATCTCCATCACACAAATTTGGGCAGGATTTAGGAAAGCTTCTTGAGGATATAGTCGAGTACGATATTCTTAAACCTCGACTACAACAGTTTGCACAAACCAAAAACTACTATCTTGATTGGCAACGCTCTCGTCCAGCTAGAAGCGGCAAAAAAGTTACCTGGGAAGACAAATATGGAAACAAACATGATTTGGATTTTGTAATTGAAATCGATGGTACGGATGATCAAATTGGTAGACCTGTTGCATTTATCGAGTCTGCATGGCGGAGATATACAAAACATTCAAAAAATAAAGCTCAAGAAATCCAGGGTGCTATATTACCCATCATTGAGCTTCATCATTTGTCAGCACCATTTTACGGCGCGATATTGGCTGGAGATTTCACAAAACCAGCTTTAGATCAATTGAGAAATAATGGATTTACAATTATTTATATCCCTTATAAAGATGTAGTAGCAGCATTTAAGGAGATTGATTTTGATATTGAATTTGACGAAGAAACTCCCGATGAAAGCTATACCGAAGCCTCAAAGAAGTTGGCTGCTCTTACTACTTTAGATAAAGAAAAACTTCGACAAGCTTTAATGCGAGTTTCAAAACAAGAAGTCGATAGATTCATGGATACCCTGAGAAACTGTCTTGAGCGTTATATCACCAAGGTAATTCTTGTACCGCTTTTTGGCATCAAATATGAATTTGAGCGGATTGATGATGCAATTGCCGGACTGAATACACTTAACGTTGACAATCCAAGTGGTGAATTTGAAAGATTTGAAGTCATCGTTGATTACAGCAATAGCGACACAATTCGAGCAAGTTTTCAGACTAAGACTCTGTTGGCAGATTTCTTGAGAAAATTGGGAAGTTGA
- a CDS encoding PadR family transcriptional regulator — MALAHAILATLMDCPCSGYDLRKRFEGSVGFFWQASFQQIYRELGKLEEQGLVQSQAIAQQGRPDKKVFAVTRDGEGFLEAWIQTPCEIAPLRDDLLVKMFAGFVVPRETILTEIREHRGLHQERLAVYQQIQQNAFANPGNLSEKDLFRYLTLRNGIQFEIGWLAWCEEAIAILSEK; from the coding sequence ATGGCACTGGCTCATGCAATTTTGGCGACACTGATGGATTGTCCATGCAGTGGGTATGACCTGAGGAAGAGGTTTGAAGGATCGGTAGGATTTTTCTGGCAGGCTAGTTTCCAGCAGATTTATCGCGAACTGGGAAAGTTGGAGGAACAGGGGCTAGTGCAGAGTCAGGCGATCGCCCAGCAGGGTCGCCCAGATAAGAAGGTTTTTGCTGTCACGAGGGATGGTGAAGGGTTTTTAGAGGCTTGGATTCAAACTCCTTGTGAGATCGCACCATTGCGGGATGATCTGCTGGTGAAGATGTTTGCCGGGTTTGTGGTGCCAAGGGAGACGATACTGACCGAAATCAGGGAGCATCGAGGGCTACACCAAGAGCGGCTGGCAGTTTATCAACAGATTCAACAGAATGCCTTTGCCAATCCTGGGAATTTGTCAGAGAAGGATCTGTTTCGCTACTTGACTCTCCGCAATGGCATCCAGTTTGAGATCGGGTGGCTTGCTTGGTGTGAGGAGGCGATCGCTATATTAAGTGAGAAATAA
- a CDS encoding monooxygenase family protein: protein MLKSAVYQIQLPEHPSAIVFVNGMIARDRSGFLWLWRNLNSVRQSTAKAPGCIQVKAGICSPKEIVMVSYWESDRYLMDFFRGAAHRQMMQFTTRHPNSLCLYNETYHPSKSGKYSHEPQGMAAVYGV from the coding sequence ATGCTGAAATCTGCGGTTTATCAAATCCAACTACCTGAACATCCAAGTGCGATCGTCTTTGTGAATGGAATGATTGCCCGCGATCGCTCAGGCTTTCTCTGGCTGTGGCGTAACCTGAACAGTGTTCGCCAATCGACTGCTAAAGCACCAGGCTGCATTCAAGTGAAAGCAGGAATTTGCAGTCCCAAAGAAATCGTCATGGTGAGTTACTGGGAATCCGATCGTTATTTGATGGACTTTTTCCGAGGTGCAGCCCATCGCCAGATGATGCAATTCACCACCCGTCATCCCAATAGCCTTTGCCTCTATAACGAAACTTACCATCCCTCAAAAAGTGGGAAGTATAGCCATGAGCCACAGGGAATGGCTGCCGTCTATGGGGTATAG
- a CDS encoding ROK family protein, translating to MTLILALDFGGTKLAAAVVNLGSRDWLHHERRFSPMNADAHSDLEIMRSLIHSLLQDTKPVAIGVSFGGPVDAKTGTVRLSHHVSGWEEIPLKDLLEKEYDVPTSVDNDANVAALGEYRFGAGNGYDSLFYITVSTGVGGGWILNGQPWRGAVGMAGEIGHMVVDPAGPVCLCGKRGCVERLASGPYMAQDVREKMENGLSGKIIREIVRDNLALVTGKVVSEAAALGDELAQEILYRSAWGLGVGIGNVANLVNPQLFVLGGSVTKAGTRWWDVVRKIARETALPEVDFAIVPAALGDDAPLWGAVALAEIHRTSA from the coding sequence ATGACATTAATTTTAGCGCTGGATTTTGGCGGTACGAAACTGGCCGCAGCGGTAGTAAATCTTGGTTCTAGGGATTGGTTGCATCATGAACGTCGCTTCTCACCGATGAATGCAGATGCTCACAGTGATTTAGAAATTATGCGATCGCTGATTCATTCCTTGCTACAAGATACCAAACCAGTAGCTATAGGTGTTAGCTTTGGCGGGCCAGTGGATGCTAAGACGGGAACAGTCAGACTTTCTCATCATGTCTCAGGTTGGGAAGAAATTCCCCTCAAAGACTTGCTAGAAAAAGAATATGACGTTCCTACTAGTGTAGACAACGATGCCAATGTTGCGGCTTTGGGCGAATATCGTTTTGGGGCTGGTAATGGCTATGATAGCCTATTTTACATCACCGTCAGTACTGGTGTGGGTGGTGGTTGGATACTCAATGGTCAGCCTTGGCGGGGTGCAGTGGGGATGGCTGGTGAAATTGGACACATGGTTGTAGACCCAGCAGGGCCTGTATGTTTGTGTGGGAAGCGAGGTTGTGTAGAAAGGCTAGCATCGGGGCCTTATATGGCGCAGGATGTGCGGGAAAAGATGGAAAACGGATTGTCAGGGAAAATAATTAGGGAGATAGTGAGAGACAATTTGGCGTTGGTGACAGGGAAGGTTGTGAGTGAGGCGGCGGCTTTAGGGGATGAGTTGGCACAGGAGATTTTATATCGCAGTGCTTGGGGCTTGGGTGTGGGGATTGGTAACGTGGCAAATTTGGTTAACCCGCAGTTGTTTGTGCTGGGCGGGAGTGTGACGAAGGCGGGGACTCGTTGGTGGGATGTAGTGAGGAAGATAGCCAGGGAGACGGCGTTACCAGAAGTTGATTTTGCCATTGTCCCGGCGGCTTTAGGGGATGATGCACCGTTGTGGGGAGCCGTGGCGTTGGCTGAAATTCACAGAACCAGCGCTTGA
- a CDS encoding DUF3727 domain-containing protein, which produces MFSSEFPEENDHAHSGSITLTDDKGRTLECYIEHSLAVDGQEYVLLLPVDSPVEIFAWQGEGEEEEAVLVEDDDTIDTIFATAQAVLSEQNLILKNTAYALTVAGDLPPVEESELFTLEIEDDEADLEPEQLQLLASFYDEEQEYAIYTPLDPLLFFARISKAGLPELLSPEEFRKVQPLLEEHLFNEVE; this is translated from the coding sequence ATGTTTTCCTCTGAATTTCCTGAAGAAAATGATCACGCTCATTCGGGTTCCATCACTTTGACCGACGACAAAGGGCGAACCCTCGAATGTTACATTGAGCATTCCCTCGCAGTGGATGGTCAAGAATACGTATTACTTCTCCCCGTTGACTCACCTGTAGAGATTTTTGCTTGGCAAGGTGAGGGTGAAGAGGAAGAAGCTGTTCTAGTAGAAGATGACGACACCATTGACACAATTTTTGCCACTGCTCAAGCAGTACTATCTGAGCAGAACCTGATCTTGAAGAATACTGCTTATGCTCTAACGGTTGCAGGTGATTTGCCACCTGTAGAAGAGTCAGAACTCTTCACCTTAGAAATTGAAGATGACGAAGCAGATTTAGAGCCGGAGCAATTACAGCTACTCGCTAGCTTCTACGATGAAGAACAAGAGTATGCAATTTATACCCCCCTCGATCCACTGCTGTTTTTTGCACGTATATCAAAAGCAGGTTTACCAGAATTACTCTCTCCAGAAGAGTTTCGTAAAGTACAGCCGTTGCTAGAAGAACACCTTTTTAATGAGGTTGAGTAG
- a CDS encoding YqeG family HAD IIIA-type phosphatase: MPWNNLLQPDLILKGSVLNLTPDIIQRYELRGLVLDVDETLVPMRVGAVSPELRQWVEQIRACTALWLVSNNLSEARIGGIARSLDLPYYLGAAKPSRRKIRAALRSMELPVHQVGMVGDRLFTDVLAGNRLGMFTILVEPIIHPDAVLRSHPIRNFEVLVSEILGATITPKRTKIHKK, from the coding sequence ATGCCCTGGAACAATCTTTTACAGCCGGATTTGATTTTGAAAGGTTCAGTTTTGAATTTAACACCAGATATTATCCAGCGATATGAGCTTAGGGGGCTGGTGTTAGATGTGGATGAAACCTTAGTACCCATGAGAGTAGGGGCGGTTTCACCAGAACTACGACAGTGGGTAGAGCAAATCCGCGCCTGCACTGCTTTGTGGTTGGTAAGTAATAACCTAAGTGAAGCACGCATTGGTGGCATCGCCCGATCGCTCGATTTGCCTTATTATCTGGGTGCCGCCAAACCCTCACGACGCAAAATCAGGGCTGCACTCAGATCTATGGAGTTACCAGTTCATCAAGTGGGGATGGTAGGCGATCGCTTATTCACCGATGTCTTGGCTGGTAATCGCTTGGGGATGTTTACCATCTTAGTCGAGCCAATTATCCATCCCGATGCTGTTCTCCGCTCCCATCCCATCCGGAATTTTGAAGTCTTGGTATCGGAAATCCTAGGGGCTACAATTACCCCCAAGCGCACAAAAATTCACAAAAAGTAA